A section of the Acidobacterium capsulatum ATCC 51196 genome encodes:
- a CDS encoding NAD(P)/FAD-dependent oxidoreductase → MKAGQTAIIIGAGPAGLTAALEFTRRSGIHPIVLEASPTLIGGISCTIEHHGNRMDIGGHRFFSKSDRVMQWWTDLMPIAAGAAGAAEQAIRYQGQQRTVTTHTAASADDDLVMLVRPRKSRIYFLRSFFDYPLALNAQTIRQLGLVRMAKIGLGYLKVKLFPRKQEATLEDFLINRFGTELYLTFFKSYTEKVWGVKCNQISAEWGAQRIKGLSLRTAIAHFLKKTFGPKSSGDLAQKGTETSLIEQFLYPKFGPGQLWEHAAKLIEQQGGELRRGWRVTGLHVESNRVASVTAVDTEGQTHTLAADYVFSTMPVRELVRSLDCPVPPNVQEVSDGLQYRDFITVGLLVDRLAVSEPDGSPLKDTWIYIQEPDVLVGRLQIFNNWSPWMVADPSKVWIGLEYFCYDTDELWKMDNESLAKLAIGEVEKIGILRAADVRDWHVVRVPKTYPAYFGTYERFDEISSYLNGFENLFLVGRNGMHKYNNQDHSMLTAMTAVDQIVAGEIDKSALWQINTEQEYHEEKK, encoded by the coding sequence ATGAAGGCCGGCCAGACCGCAATCATCATTGGCGCGGGCCCGGCCGGGCTCACGGCGGCTCTCGAGTTCACGCGCCGCTCCGGCATTCACCCCATCGTGCTGGAGGCCTCGCCCACGCTGATCGGCGGCATCTCCTGCACCATTGAGCACCACGGCAATCGCATGGACATCGGCGGCCACCGCTTCTTCTCAAAATCTGACCGCGTGATGCAGTGGTGGACTGACCTGATGCCCATCGCCGCCGGAGCCGCCGGCGCGGCCGAGCAGGCCATTCGCTACCAGGGCCAGCAGCGCACCGTCACCACGCACACCGCGGCCTCAGCCGACGACGACCTCGTGATGCTGGTGCGCCCGCGCAAGAGCCGCATCTATTTTCTGCGCAGCTTCTTTGACTATCCGCTGGCGCTCAATGCGCAGACCATCCGGCAGCTTGGCCTCGTGCGCATGGCAAAAATCGGCCTCGGCTATCTCAAGGTCAAGCTCTTCCCGCGCAAGCAGGAAGCGACGCTCGAAGACTTTCTCATCAACCGCTTCGGCACCGAGTTGTACCTGACTTTCTTCAAGTCCTACACCGAAAAAGTGTGGGGTGTGAAATGTAACCAGATCAGTGCCGAATGGGGCGCGCAGCGCATCAAGGGCCTCTCACTGCGCACGGCCATCGCGCACTTTCTCAAGAAGACCTTCGGGCCAAAGTCCTCGGGCGACCTCGCGCAAAAGGGCACCGAAACCTCGCTGATCGAGCAGTTTCTCTATCCCAAATTTGGCCCCGGCCAGCTCTGGGAGCACGCCGCGAAGCTGATCGAGCAGCAGGGCGGCGAGTTGCGCCGCGGCTGGCGCGTAACCGGCCTGCACGTCGAGAGCAACCGCGTCGCATCCGTAACCGCCGTGGACACAGAAGGCCAGACGCACACGCTCGCCGCCGATTACGTCTTCTCCACCATGCCGGTGCGTGAGCTGGTGCGCTCGCTTGACTGCCCCGTGCCGCCCAACGTGCAGGAGGTGAGTGACGGCCTGCAGTATCGCGACTTCATCACCGTGGGGCTGCTCGTCGATCGTCTCGCCGTCTCCGAGCCCGATGGCTCGCCGCTCAAGGATACCTGGATCTACATTCAGGAGCCCGACGTGCTCGTGGGCCGCCTGCAGATCTTCAACAACTGGAGCCCTTGGATGGTCGCCGACCCCTCGAAGGTGTGGATCGGTCTCGAATACTTCTGCTACGACACCGACGAGTTGTGGAAGATGGACAACGAAAGCCTCGCAAAGCTGGCCATCGGCGAGGTGGAGAAGATCGGCATTTTGCGCGCCGCCGACGTGCGCGACTGGCATGTGGTGCGCGTGCCCAAAACCTACCCCGCCTACTTTGGCACCTACGAGCGCTTTGATGAGATCAGCAGCTATCTCAACGGCTTTGAAAATCTCTTTCTCGTGGGCCGCAACGGCATGCACAAGTACAACAATCAGGACCACTCCATGCTCACGGCCATGACCGCCGTCGATCAGATCGTCGCCGGCGAGATCGACAAGAGCGCGCTCTGGCAAATCAACACCGAGCAGGAGTACCACGAAGAGAAGAAGTAG
- the hpnC gene encoding squalene synthase HpnC, which yields METTRAELMERGWAALPPEYRMPAETPTLAEARAYCRRLTESHYENFHVASWFLPKRLRPHFHSIYAYCRISDDLGDEVGNAEQSLALLDLWGEQLDACYRGEARHPVFVALAETVRACEIPKEPFADLLVAFRQDQTVTRFRTMEEIHGYCRYSANPVGRLVLYTCGYRDEERFALSDYTCTALQLANFWQDVAVDYKKGRIYLPQDDMERYGVTEAMIAAGEATPEFRELLRYEVGYAHKLFGKGEPLTGMVDAELALDLDLFTRGGLEILRAIEAQGYDVLRARPSIPRSRKLLLLLSALSAKLLGRSA from the coding sequence ATGGAGACAACGCGAGCCGAGCTGATGGAGCGGGGATGGGCGGCGCTGCCGCCCGAGTATCGCATGCCCGCCGAGACGCCGACGCTCGCCGAGGCGCGCGCCTATTGCCGCCGCCTGACCGAGTCGCACTACGAGAACTTTCACGTCGCTTCATGGTTTTTGCCGAAGCGTCTGCGGCCACACTTTCACAGCATTTACGCCTACTGCCGCATCTCTGACGATCTGGGCGATGAGGTAGGCAACGCGGAGCAGTCGCTGGCTCTGCTGGATTTGTGGGGCGAGCAACTGGACGCCTGCTATCGCGGCGAGGCGCGGCACCCGGTGTTTGTAGCGCTGGCCGAGACGGTGCGCGCGTGCGAGATTCCCAAAGAGCCGTTTGCCGATCTGCTGGTCGCCTTTCGGCAAGACCAGACGGTGACGCGCTTTCGCACGATGGAAGAGATTCATGGCTACTGCCGCTACTCGGCAAACCCTGTCGGACGGCTGGTGCTCTACACCTGCGGGTATCGCGATGAAGAACGCTTTGCGCTCTCTGACTACACCTGCACGGCGCTGCAGTTGGCAAACTTCTGGCAGGACGTGGCCGTGGACTACAAGAAGGGCCGCATCTATCTGCCGCAGGACGACATGGAGCGCTATGGCGTCACCGAGGCGATGATTGCCGCCGGTGAGGCGACGCCGGAGTTTCGCGAACTGCTGCGCTATGAGGTCGGCTACGCGCACAAGCTGTTTGGCAAGGGTGAGCCGCTGACCGGTATGGTGGATGCGGAGCTGGCGCTGGATCTGGATTTGTTCACGCGCGGCGGGCTTGAGATATTGCGCGCCATTGAGGCGCAGGGCTATGACGTGCTGCGGGCGCGGCCGTCGATTCCCAGGTCGCGCAAGCTGCTGCTGCTGCTGAGCGCGCTGAGCGCCAAGCTGCTGGGACGGTCTGCGTGA
- the hpnE gene encoding hydroxysqualene dehydroxylase HpnE yields the protein MAESMTNPMQKNVVVVGGGLAGLSAACALSDAGYRVQLLERRPYVGGRASSYEHPGTGEVIDNCQHVLIGRCTNLIDLYARLGVPNAIRWYNQFTFVEPGGRESVLRSTGLPAPMHSSLSFLAAKCFTVADKIAIARGLLAFVWGLPPDSGENFGAWLTRHGQTHGAIERFWKPVLVSALNEDPERISVHYAAKVFRESFLSSARAGEMGIPSIPLSELYGHAIDYITARGGEVRLRTSVESIACSGTENRWRVLSADETFDADAVVLALPFEGMARLLPQMPDAPGKETLGAKLAAFEHSPITGIHLWFDREITPLEHAVLLDSPVQWLFNKSALQPEHRASGEHYIELVVSASRALVPMQRQEIVDLAVAELGRFFPAMREATLVKAAVVKEVRATYSVRPGLDAVRPGAESPWPRMVLAGDWTATGWPATMEGAVRSGYQAAEAVTAIFGARRRIRVEDLPHGGLMKLTPA from the coding sequence ATGGCAGAATCGATGACCAATCCAATGCAGAAGAACGTGGTGGTGGTGGGCGGCGGCCTGGCCGGACTCTCGGCGGCGTGCGCGCTGTCCGACGCCGGTTATCGCGTGCAACTGCTGGAGCGGCGGCCCTACGTGGGTGGCCGCGCGTCATCGTATGAGCATCCGGGCACCGGTGAGGTGATCGACAACTGCCAGCATGTGCTGATTGGCCGCTGCACCAACCTCATTGATTTGTATGCGCGGCTGGGCGTGCCCAATGCGATTCGCTGGTACAACCAGTTCACCTTTGTGGAGCCGGGCGGCCGCGAGAGCGTGCTGCGCTCCACGGGGCTGCCTGCGCCGATGCATAGCTCGCTGTCGTTTCTGGCGGCGAAGTGCTTTACCGTGGCCGACAAAATTGCGATTGCGCGCGGGCTGCTGGCGTTTGTGTGGGGCTTGCCGCCGGATTCCGGCGAGAACTTTGGCGCGTGGCTCACGCGGCATGGGCAGACGCATGGGGCGATTGAACGCTTCTGGAAGCCGGTGCTGGTGAGCGCGCTCAATGAAGACCCCGAGCGCATCTCGGTGCATTACGCGGCGAAGGTTTTTCGCGAGTCGTTTCTGTCGTCGGCGCGCGCCGGGGAGATGGGGATTCCGTCGATTCCGCTGAGCGAGCTGTATGGGCATGCCATCGACTACATCACGGCGCGCGGCGGCGAGGTGCGGCTGCGCACCAGCGTGGAGAGCATTGCCTGCAGCGGAACAGAAAACCGTTGGCGCGTGCTGAGCGCGGACGAGACCTTTGACGCCGATGCCGTGGTGCTGGCGCTGCCCTTTGAGGGCATGGCCAGGCTGCTGCCGCAGATGCCCGACGCTCCGGGCAAAGAGACGCTGGGCGCGAAACTGGCGGCCTTTGAGCACTCTCCCATCACGGGCATTCATCTGTGGTTTGACCGCGAAATCACGCCGCTCGAGCATGCGGTGCTGCTGGATTCGCCGGTGCAGTGGCTCTTCAACAAATCGGCGCTGCAGCCGGAACACAGGGCGAGCGGCGAGCACTACATCGAGCTGGTCGTGAGCGCCTCGCGCGCGCTGGTGCCCATGCAGCGGCAGGAGATTGTGGATCTGGCCGTGGCCGAGCTGGGGCGGTTCTTTCCTGCCATGCGCGAGGCCACGCTGGTGAAGGCTGCGGTGGTGAAAGAAGTGCGGGCCACGTATTCGGTGCGACCGGGGCTCGACGCCGTGCGGCCCGGCGCGGAGAGCCCGTGGCCGCGCATGGTGCTCGCCGGAGACTGGACCGCGACCGGATGGCCCGCAACCATGGAAGGCGCCGTGCGCAGCGGCTACCAGGCCGCCGAGGCCGTGACTGCGATCTTTGGCGCGCGGCGCAGGATTCGCGTGGAAGACCTGCCGCATGGCGGACTGATGAAGCTGACGCCGGCGTGA
- a CDS encoding phytoene/squalene synthase family protein, with the protein MTPRVSEAYRICREIARREAKNFYYSFVALPEAKRNAICAVYAFMRHADDLSDDESLPLAARREKMQAWLDAWHSAAAGAPGEDPVFLALTDAQQRFGITTELLDQLVQGTAMDLYREEGAAAFDTYATFEDLYRYCYYVASVVGLVCIRIFGYTDPRAEKLAEETGIAFQLTNILRDVREDVERGRIYLPQEDMAAAGVTAEELAALKDGRQLTAGQRALLQKEAARAQQYYRSGYALLPLISPDARPALGVLIGIYHRLLEQIEARQYDVFSERISVSTPLKLVILSRGLAGVLWNRLRGAGR; encoded by the coding sequence GTGACGCCACGGGTGAGCGAGGCTTACCGGATCTGTCGAGAGATCGCCCGCCGTGAGGCCAAGAACTTTTACTACTCCTTTGTGGCGTTGCCCGAGGCCAAGCGCAATGCCATTTGCGCGGTGTATGCCTTCATGCGGCACGCCGATGACCTCTCAGACGATGAGAGCCTGCCGCTGGCCGCGCGCCGCGAAAAGATGCAGGCGTGGCTCGATGCCTGGCACAGCGCCGCCGCCGGAGCGCCGGGCGAAGACCCCGTGTTCCTTGCGTTGACCGACGCGCAGCAGCGTTTCGGCATCACGACCGAACTGCTGGACCAACTGGTGCAGGGCACGGCGATGGACCTCTATCGCGAAGAAGGCGCGGCAGCATTTGATACCTACGCCACCTTTGAGGACCTCTACCGCTACTGCTACTACGTAGCTTCGGTGGTGGGGCTGGTCTGCATTCGCATCTTTGGCTACACCGACCCGCGCGCCGAAAAGCTGGCCGAGGAGACGGGCATCGCCTTTCAGTTGACCAACATTCTGCGCGACGTGCGTGAGGATGTGGAGCGCGGGCGCATCTATCTGCCGCAGGAAGACATGGCTGCGGCGGGCGTCACAGCGGAGGAACTGGCCGCGCTCAAAGACGGGCGGCAGCTCACGGCCGGGCAGCGCGCTCTGCTCCAGAAAGAAGCCGCGCGCGCGCAGCAGTATTACCGCTCGGGCTATGCGCTGCTGCCGCTGATTTCGCCCGATGCAAGACCGGCGCTGGGCGTGTTGATCGGGATTTATCATCGCCTGCTTGAGCAGATTGAGGCGCGGCAGTATGACGTCTTCTCTGAAAGAATCAGCGTAAGCACTCCGCTGAAGCTGGTGATTCTGTCGCGCGGGCTGGCAGGCGTGCTGTGGAACCGCCTGCGCGGAGCGGGCCGGTGA
- a CDS encoding M24 family metallopeptidase — MELLTAVNPKVDIQKIQAAIAASGADAWLFYDHHHRDPLASQILSLPMDDLVSRRWYYVIPAQGEPQKLVHKIESGKLDSLPGEKRTYAAWQQLEQHLREMLAPYTRLAMQYSPRNAIMYVSMVDAGTIELLREFGKTIVSSADLVSQFQAVLTEQQIASHFVAQQAIDEILAAGFAEIGRRSAAQEHFTEYDMVLWLEDSMRRAGLVWEHRPNVSVNANSADSHYEPSAENSRPIRTGDFLLIDIWARQDPARAGFETCFYDITWTAVIGREPTEEEVRVFTTVRDARDAAIRAVEEAFAAGRPIQGWEADDRARAVITEAGYGDYFTHRTGHNISSTLHGSGAHLDNLETHDERRLLPNTCFSVEPGIYLEHFGVRSEVNMMTSATSARVTGNMQQQLLRI; from the coding sequence ATGGAGTTGCTCACCGCCGTGAATCCCAAAGTAGACATCCAGAAAATTCAGGCCGCCATCGCCGCCAGCGGAGCCGACGCGTGGCTCTTCTACGACCACCATCACCGCGATCCGCTCGCCTCGCAGATTTTGTCTCTGCCCATGGATGATCTGGTTTCGCGACGCTGGTACTACGTGATTCCCGCCCAGGGTGAACCGCAAAAGCTCGTCCACAAAATTGAGTCGGGCAAGCTCGATTCCCTGCCCGGCGAAAAGCGGACCTACGCGGCCTGGCAGCAGTTGGAGCAGCACCTGCGCGAGATGCTCGCGCCCTACACGCGGCTCGCCATGCAATATTCGCCGCGCAACGCCATCATGTATGTCTCCATGGTCGATGCGGGCACGATTGAACTGCTGCGCGAGTTTGGCAAAACCATCGTCAGCTCGGCCGATCTGGTCAGCCAGTTTCAGGCCGTGCTCACGGAGCAGCAGATCGCCAGCCACTTCGTGGCGCAGCAGGCCATTGACGAGATTCTTGCCGCTGGCTTTGCCGAGATTGGCCGCCGCTCGGCCGCCCAGGAGCACTTCACCGAGTACGACATGGTGCTGTGGCTCGAAGACTCCATGCGCCGCGCGGGCCTTGTCTGGGAGCATCGGCCCAATGTGTCTGTCAACGCCAACAGCGCCGACTCGCACTATGAACCGAGTGCTGAAAACAGCCGCCCCATCCGCACCGGCGACTTTCTGCTCATCGACATCTGGGCGCGGCAAGACCCGGCGCGCGCAGGTTTTGAAACCTGCTTCTACGACATCACCTGGACCGCTGTGATCGGCCGCGAGCCCACCGAAGAAGAGGTGCGCGTCTTCACCACCGTGCGCGATGCGCGCGACGCCGCCATTCGCGCCGTGGAAGAGGCCTTCGCCGCCGGGCGCCCCATTCAGGGCTGGGAGGCCGATGACCGCGCCCGCGCCGTCATCACCGAGGCGGGCTACGGCGACTATTTCACGCATCGCACGGGACACAACATCAGCAGCACGCTGCATGGCAGCGGCGCACACCTCGACAATCTGGAAACGCACGACGAGCGCCGCCTGCTGCCGAACACCTGCTTCTCGGTCGAGCCAGGCATTTATCTTGAGCACTTCGGCGTGCGCAGCGAGGTCAACATGATGACGTCGGCCACCAGCGCCCGCGTCACAGGAAACATGCAGCAGCAACTGTTACGAATCTGA
- a CDS encoding DUF6677 family protein encodes MPAKANPSEPKQGFRYLALLAGWLIPGAGHLITGRWVRALLLFVSITAMFGLGLAMLGHLYLPNTGNPLDILGFVGDLGNGLLYFGARLLGAGTTATTVISEDYGTKFIVVAGLLNFIAAVDAHNLQIGRKQ; translated from the coding sequence ATGCCTGCCAAAGCGAATCCATCTGAGCCGAAGCAAGGGTTTCGTTACCTCGCATTGCTTGCCGGTTGGCTCATCCCCGGCGCGGGACACCTGATCACGGGCCGCTGGGTGCGTGCGCTGCTGCTCTTTGTCTCCATCACGGCCATGTTTGGCCTGGGGCTCGCCATGCTGGGGCATCTCTACCTGCCGAACACCGGCAATCCGCTCGACATTCTGGGCTTCGTCGGCGACCTGGGCAACGGCCTGCTCTACTTTGGGGCGCGGCTGCTCGGCGCGGGCACCACGGCAACCACCGTGATCAGTGAGGACTACGGCACCAAGTTCATCGTTGTGGCCGGCCTGCTCAACTTCATCGCCGCCGTCGATGCGCACAACCTGCAGATCGGGAGGAAGCAGTAA